Proteins found in one Scardovia inopinata JCM 12537 genomic segment:
- a CDS encoding DUF3046 domain-containing protein, translated as MREREFWELLEEVFGRVYGRSIAADQRLVKLSSQTVYEALDSGVEPRVVWNVLCDQMDIPDSQRWGKNHNAPPLPADS; from the coding sequence ATGCGGGAACGTGAGTTTTGGGAGCTGCTGGAAGAAGTGTTTGGCCGTGTGTACGGCAGAAGTATAGCGGCTGACCAAAGGCTGGTGAAATTGTCTTCGCAGACCGTGTATGAGGCGCTGGACTCTGGGGTGGAGCCGCGGGTGGTATGGAATGTGCTCTGCGACCAAATGGATATCCCCGATTCGCAGAGATGGGGCAAGAATCATAATGCGCCTCCTCTTCCGGCTGATTCATAA
- a CDS encoding helix-turn-helix domain-containing protein encodes MAQTTIQLVHPTGTRQTPAMAVRNTEAINKNLTPAQRRAVELAQQQIIKARQARAAKDERENTLHRMWANSESDDDMYTPNQKASKNRSGDSDVSLRKVQGGILRSLRTKDHKTLREISEKAGVSLGYLSEVERGQKEASSDLLTSITEALGVRLSDMLMMVAEELKIAEDKAMTAAGQVVGPPVNLV; translated from the coding sequence ATGGCGCAAACAACTATTCAGCTTGTACATCCAACTGGTACTCGACAAACCCCAGCCATGGCTGTGAGGAATACCGAAGCAATCAACAAGAATCTTACCCCGGCTCAGCGCAGGGCGGTAGAGTTGGCTCAGCAGCAGATTATTAAAGCCCGTCAGGCCCGCGCAGCTAAGGATGAAAGGGAGAACACCCTTCACCGGATGTGGGCTAATTCGGAAAGTGACGATGATATGTATACACCTAATCAGAAGGCGTCTAAAAACCGAAGCGGAGACTCTGATGTATCCTTGCGCAAGGTACAGGGTGGAATCCTCAGATCTCTGAGAACAAAAGACCATAAGACTCTCAGGGAAATCAGCGAAAAAGCCGGTGTTTCTTTGGGGTACCTGTCAGAAGTAGAGCGCGGTCAGAAAGAGGCTAGCTCTGATCTGCTGACATCCATCACCGAAGCATTGGGGGTTCGCCTCTCTGACATGCTGATGATGGTGGCAGAAGAGCTGAAAATCGCGGAAGATAAGGCTATGACAGCAGCAGGGCAGGTTGTCGGTCCACCTGTGAATCTTGTGTAA
- a CDS encoding CinA family protein, which translates to MNQPEQQTPIESDQDERDREAAQILDLCRKRGLFLACAESLTAGLLSDAFVRISGASDVFLGSAVTYTNEEKESILGVDKALLDTYGAVHPQVARQMAHGASRLYSAADKRFSNKVIGLSTTGVAGPGPDGDKPAGLVYIACALPYGPNHSKPGIEPMSDESDKFGSRRSEIQYEDSLRSRAWVSASYIRELRCQGDRQQVREQTVSAVLRLVLDQLSGREKAGNQLARF; encoded by the coding sequence ATGAATCAGCCAGAACAACAAACTCCCATAGAATCAGATCAAGACGAGCGCGATAGGGAAGCAGCCCAGATTCTTGATTTGTGCAGGAAGCGAGGATTATTCCTGGCCTGTGCAGAGTCTTTGACTGCCGGACTGCTTTCTGATGCCTTTGTTCGCATTTCCGGTGCTTCCGATGTTTTTTTGGGTTCGGCAGTAACTTACACAAATGAGGAAAAGGAATCCATCCTAGGCGTCGATAAGGCCTTGTTGGATACCTATGGAGCAGTACATCCCCAGGTTGCCAGGCAAATGGCTCATGGAGCAAGCAGACTCTATTCTGCTGCTGATAAGCGATTTTCCAATAAGGTGATAGGGCTATCGACAACTGGTGTTGCTGGCCCTGGGCCGGACGGAGATAAGCCAGCAGGCTTGGTTTACATTGCCTGTGCCCTGCCTTATGGTCCAAATCACAGCAAACCTGGTATTGAACCTATGTCTGATGAGTCTGACAAGTTTGGCAGCCGTCGCTCTGAGATTCAGTATGAGGATTCGCTGAGATCCCGTGCCTGGGTATCTGCTTCTTACATAAGAGAACTCCGATGCCAGGGTGACAGACAACAGGTTCGGGAACAAACTGTTTCTGCTGTTCTGAGACTGGTCCTTGATCAGCTTTCCGGGCGTGAAAAAGCCGGAAATCAGCTTGCACGATTCTGA
- the pgsA gene encoding CDP-diacylglycerol--glycerol-3-phosphate 3-phosphatidyltransferase, producing the protein MKNNDSSAKKSLFDGWNSAPNIVTYIRIILVIIFIILTAQAGPFGTGSYTKRWIAALLFIFAASTDKLDGYLARKYNQVTELGKLMDPIADKLLICSALVLLSIFGELWWWVTILFLIREIGITVMRFFVIDQGGKVIAANQAGKYKTVSECVGLGMLLVPVWSKTGLEAGWVKVYLAVSLVVVLIALVLCLYSGYMYVRSVVKARR; encoded by the coding sequence ATGAAGAACAACGATAGCTCTGCCAAAAAATCGCTCTTCGATGGATGGAACAGTGCCCCGAATATCGTTACCTATATTCGGATTATTCTGGTTATTATCTTTATTATCCTTACCGCTCAGGCCGGCCCCTTTGGAACTGGGTCCTACACGAAACGCTGGATTGCTGCCCTTTTGTTTATCTTTGCTGCCAGCACCGATAAGCTGGACGGATATTTGGCCAGGAAATATAATCAGGTCACAGAACTGGGCAAGTTGATGGATCCGATTGCTGATAAGCTTCTTATTTGCTCTGCACTAGTTCTCCTTTCTATTTTTGGCGAACTCTGGTGGTGGGTGACTATCCTCTTCCTGATTAGGGAGATTGGCATTACTGTCATGCGTTTCTTTGTGATAGATCAGGGGGGCAAAGTTATTGCTGCCAATCAGGCAGGGAAATATAAGACTGTCTCCGAATGTGTAGGTTTAGGTATGCTTTTGGTCCCTGTTTGGTCTAAAACTGGCCTAGAGGCTGGATGGGTGAAGGTTTATCTTGCCGTTTCTCTGGTGGTGGTACTGATAGCCCTGGTCCTGTGCCTATATTCCGGTTATATGTATGTTCGCTCAGTTGTGAAGGCTCGCCGGTAA
- a CDS encoding DNA translocase FtsK, producing the protein MARGNSSSRRPGDLDSGNQKRSTERSSQRTPARSGSASAGNKSTGRQEESWWHKALLFIPRSLGNLLRSVTGVGTDDNEASRDGLCFILVIFAILFIASEWFRVQGVFAKALHIFASSLFGLMSVALPILLLLIAFRLLINVGEKSEYDNARVVSGWFLLMWTICSIIDAVKSAPLHHFEWDSIQKSGGLFGFALGSPLSWGLSIPFAVIVFVVIGLFSLLLISRTHLTEIPQLLHMTSSAHQADSEEDFPQEVQVGDSTMHFADGVPAHDGGDDQESSKPKLMNRFLGFFRKKSRDQGLDEYEGDTAFDQAHKLEDSEDGVTRLMETHDETGTMAMPAAGSDSAHGYRPQGSQATLAIPTASSASPLSSSSAAANKAGSDSQEFTVEDDGRSLPGQEQPYKLPSLDMLVRGKPHATKTPENERVMASLQATFRQFGVDARVIGFLRGPSVTQYEVELGPGVKVEKVTNLQRNIAYAVASSDVRILSPIPGKSAIGIEIPNADREIVHLGDVLRSDVAQKDPNPMMAGLGKDVEGHVITADLTKMPHLLVAGATGSGKSSFINSMLMSIVMRATPEQVRLIMVDPKRVELTAYAGIPHLLTPIITDPKRAAQALEWVVKEMDARYDDLQYFGFKHVKDFNKAVREGKVHAPAGSGRKVAPYPYLLVVVDEMADMMMVAKNDVESSIQRITQLARAAGIHLILATQRPSVDVVTGLIKANIPSRLAFATSSATDSRVILDATGAETLIGQGDALFLPMGQAKPIRVQGSWVGESEIHQAVEFVKTQRKPKYRQDIEQMAEQQDTKKAIDEEIGDDMDELLQAAELVVSAQFGSTSMLQRKLRIGFAKAGRLMDLLESRGVVGPSEGSKAREVLVQPDQLSQVLAFIRGDASQIESASAAGSNSPSEPGQEVQTEPKPKAESSSGDVSDERSNQLGRENFAGRTPNSADQASQASSSGAYQPPENSEAYYPSAEAVKNLKLNDFNTPPHVDNETVQSDNDYGKYYSRE; encoded by the coding sequence ATGGCAAGAGGAAATTCATCATCACGCAGACCCGGAGACCTGGATTCCGGGAATCAGAAGCGATCCACCGAACGGTCTTCGCAGCGGACCCCTGCACGAAGCGGGTCTGCATCAGCAGGGAACAAGTCGACTGGTAGACAGGAAGAATCCTGGTGGCACAAGGCCCTTCTTTTTATACCCCGGTCCTTGGGGAATCTGCTGCGGTCAGTGACCGGGGTTGGAACTGATGATAATGAAGCAAGCCGGGATGGGCTTTGCTTCATATTGGTGATTTTTGCCATTCTTTTTATTGCCAGTGAGTGGTTTAGGGTTCAGGGAGTCTTCGCCAAAGCACTGCATATCTTTGCTTCCAGTCTGTTTGGTCTGATGAGTGTAGCCCTGCCTATTTTGCTCCTGCTTATTGCCTTCAGACTCCTAATCAACGTGGGGGAGAAATCTGAGTACGACAATGCCCGGGTAGTTTCCGGTTGGTTCCTTCTTATGTGGACCATATGTTCCATCATTGATGCCGTGAAGTCTGCCCCCCTGCATCATTTTGAGTGGGATTCCATTCAGAAATCAGGTGGTCTGTTTGGTTTTGCTCTCGGTTCTCCTTTATCCTGGGGCTTGTCTATTCCTTTTGCCGTTATTGTTTTTGTGGTCATAGGGCTTTTTTCGCTCTTACTGATTTCCAGGACCCATTTGACTGAAATACCACAGCTTCTGCATATGACTTCCTCTGCTCACCAGGCGGATTCAGAAGAGGACTTCCCCCAGGAGGTGCAAGTTGGTGACAGCACTATGCACTTTGCTGATGGGGTTCCTGCTCATGATGGTGGAGATGATCAGGAATCATCCAAACCTAAGCTGATGAACCGTTTTCTGGGATTTTTCCGCAAAAAAAGCAGGGATCAGGGATTAGATGAGTATGAAGGCGATACTGCATTTGACCAGGCTCACAAGCTGGAAGATTCAGAAGACGGTGTAACCCGGCTTATGGAAACTCACGACGAAACTGGTACTATGGCTATGCCAGCTGCAGGTTCTGATTCTGCTCACGGGTACAGGCCACAGGGTAGCCAGGCTACTCTTGCTATTCCGACCGCTTCGTCTGCTTCTCCCTTATCTTCTTCCTCAGCGGCAGCCAACAAGGCTGGGTCAGACAGTCAGGAATTTACAGTGGAAGATGATGGCCGCAGCCTCCCAGGGCAGGAGCAGCCTTATAAACTTCCTTCTTTGGATATGCTGGTTCGCGGTAAGCCTCATGCTACAAAAACTCCAGAAAATGAGCGTGTTATGGCCTCTCTGCAGGCAACCTTCCGGCAGTTTGGGGTGGATGCCCGCGTAATCGGTTTCCTTCGTGGTCCTTCTGTGACTCAGTATGAGGTGGAACTGGGGCCAGGAGTTAAGGTTGAGAAGGTTACCAATCTTCAGAGAAATATTGCTTACGCTGTCGCCAGCTCGGACGTCCGCATTCTTTCCCCCATTCCAGGAAAATCTGCTATTGGTATTGAAATTCCCAATGCTGACCGTGAAATAGTTCATCTAGGTGACGTTCTGAGATCTGATGTTGCCCAAAAGGACCCCAACCCCATGATGGCTGGTCTGGGTAAGGATGTGGAAGGCCACGTCATTACAGCCGACTTGACCAAAATGCCTCATCTGTTGGTTGCTGGTGCCACCGGTTCCGGTAAATCGAGTTTCATCAATTCCATGCTGATGTCGATTGTTATGAGGGCAACTCCGGAACAAGTCCGCCTTATTATGGTAGATCCCAAGAGGGTGGAACTGACTGCTTACGCTGGCATTCCTCATCTGCTTACTCCAATTATCACCGATCCCAAGCGGGCTGCTCAGGCTTTGGAATGGGTCGTCAAAGAGATGGATGCCCGTTATGATGATCTGCAGTATTTTGGTTTTAAGCATGTGAAGGATTTTAATAAGGCGGTTCGCGAAGGGAAAGTCCACGCTCCAGCTGGGTCGGGTAGAAAAGTAGCCCCTTATCCTTACTTACTCGTTGTTGTTGATGAAATGGCAGACATGATGATGGTCGCCAAAAATGATGTTGAAAGCTCTATTCAGCGGATCACTCAGCTGGCCCGTGCCGCAGGCATTCACCTGATCCTGGCAACACAGAGACCTTCGGTTGATGTGGTAACTGGTTTGATTAAGGCGAATATTCCTTCCCGTCTGGCTTTTGCAACTTCTTCAGCAACTGATTCCCGAGTCATTCTTGATGCCACAGGTGCTGAAACTCTGATAGGTCAGGGAGATGCTCTCTTCCTGCCCATGGGGCAGGCAAAGCCGATCCGTGTTCAGGGATCATGGGTAGGGGAATCTGAAATTCATCAGGCTGTTGAGTTTGTCAAGACTCAGCGCAAGCCCAAATATCGTCAGGATATTGAACAGATGGCCGAGCAGCAGGATACCAAGAAAGCCATCGACGAAGAAATCGGAGATGATATGGATGAGCTTCTGCAGGCTGCAGAGCTGGTTGTTAGCGCTCAGTTTGGCTCTACATCAATGCTCCAGCGAAAGCTGAGGATTGGCTTTGCTAAGGCAGGCCGTCTGATGGATCTGCTGGAATCACGGGGAGTTGTTGGACCCTCTGAAGGATCCAAAGCCCGGGAAGTTCTTGTTCAACCTGACCAGTTAAGTCAAGTTTTGGCCTTTATCCGGGGTGATGCTTCCCAAATAGAATCGGCTTCTGCTGCAGGCTCAAATTCCCCTTCAGAACCAGGTCAAGAGGTGCAAACAGAACCTAAGCCGAAGGCAGAATCTAGTTCTGGTGACGTGTCGGATGAGAGATCTAATCAGCTTGGTCGGGAAAATTTTGCCGGTCGGACACCAAACTCTGCAGATCAGGCATCTCAGGCATCTTCTAGCGGTGCCTATCAGCCTCCTGAAAATTCCGAAGCATACTATCCTTCTGCAGAAGCAGTAAAAAATCTGAAACTCAATGATTTCAACACACCGCCTCATGTGGATAATGAAACAGTCCAATCTGATAATGATTATGGCAAGTATTACTCGCGGGAGTAA
- the miaA gene encoding tRNA (adenosine(37)-N6)-dimethylallyltransferase MiaA has translation MAVPTNRMKVVSILGPTASGKTSLAVKIAQALTAAGGEARIINTDPYQMYRGMDIGTAKATDEDRSLVPHYLIDIIDPEDTMTVARFQGLARSCIYDLQEKGIRPILVGGSGLYARAAIDDISFPGTDSQIRRQLEKRGEDIGADALFHQLKEKDPLAASHMDPRNIRRTIRALEVIELTGKPYSATLPHYRYLIPSLQIGLDLDRSDLDQRIDQRTHIMREAGFSREVRNIRPRLGPTAARALGYQQISDYLNGKISEDEAYADIAQKTKRLARRQMGWFGRDPRVHWLNAVDPDLLQAALALIHQADSGAFDDFDAGADDYVQHHLGQIR, from the coding sequence ATGGCTGTGCCTACCAATCGCATGAAGGTCGTATCCATCCTGGGCCCTACTGCTTCCGGCAAGACCAGTTTGGCAGTCAAAATTGCTCAGGCTCTCACTGCCGCAGGAGGTGAAGCCAGGATCATCAATACTGATCCCTATCAGATGTATCGGGGAATGGATATTGGGACCGCCAAGGCAACGGATGAAGACAGGTCGCTGGTTCCTCATTATTTGATTGATATTATTGACCCCGAAGACACCATGACTGTAGCACGTTTTCAGGGTTTGGCCCGCTCCTGCATTTATGATTTGCAGGAAAAAGGAATACGACCAATTCTTGTTGGCGGGTCTGGTTTGTATGCCCGGGCTGCCATCGATGATATTTCTTTCCCCGGAACTGACAGTCAGATCCGCCGTCAGCTGGAAAAGAGGGGAGAAGACATTGGCGCAGACGCTCTTTTCCACCAGCTGAAAGAGAAGGATCCCCTGGCAGCGTCACATATGGATCCTCGCAATATACGCCGAACCATACGAGCCTTGGAAGTTATTGAGCTGACGGGGAAACCCTATTCGGCGACCCTTCCTCACTATCGTTATCTCATTCCTTCTTTGCAGATTGGTTTGGACCTCGATCGGTCTGATCTGGATCAAAGAATTGATCAGAGAACCCACATAATGCGGGAGGCGGGATTCAGCCGCGAGGTGAGGAATATTCGTCCCCGTCTAGGGCCTACTGCAGCACGGGCTCTGGGTTACCAGCAAATTAGCGACTACCTTAATGGGAAGATAAGCGAAGATGAGGCCTATGCTGACATCGCTCAGAAGACCAAACGGCTGGCCCGCCGTCAGATGGGTTGGTTTGGCCGAGATCCGCGTGTCCACTGGCTGAATGCCGTGGATCCGGATTTGCTTCAGGCTGCTCTGGCTCTTATCCATCAGGCTGATTCCGGTGCGTTTGATGATTTTGATGCCGGAGCCGATGATTATGTTCAGCATCATTTGGGTCAGATTCGTTAA